From Medicago truncatula cultivar Jemalong A17 chromosome 7, MtrunA17r5.0-ANR, whole genome shotgun sequence, a single genomic window includes:
- the LOC25499869 gene encoding F-box/kelch-repeat protein At3g23880 gives MDTHRIKRRRRHRPNASFSTVFLPDELIAEVLSFLNIKTIVQLKCLSKSWNALISDPTFIEKHLKKSSQKPHLTLYWNQRIKGFNLVPFPVHRLLKNPSITVYSDNFHHLKSKNNCMVVGSCNGFLCTHFHYLTRTPTAVHLKEWLRFLNLATRTRSKKLGVLCHSTPSGADMSIMLSYFKSTFGYDASTRTYKVVTIRRQKNKASWKNVVKVFSLGNNCSRNIESFIVISSIRLDIQYRCHLCALSDGVHLSGTVNWLAMYKLITHVEQFMIVELDLWTEKYKRFLLPSGFNEVPFLEPVLRVLMDCLCFSYDSNKTGFVFWHMKEYGVE, from the coding sequence ATGGATACCCATCGGATTAAAAGACGACGGCGACATAGACCCAATGCATCATTTTCGACAGTGTTCCTTCCCGACGAGCTCATCGCCGAAGTCCTATCCTTCCTTAACATAAAAACCATCGTGCAACTCAAATGCTTGAGCAAGTCATGGAACGCTCTCATATCTGATCCAACCTTCATCGAAAAGCACCTTAAGAAGTCGTCACAAAAGCCACACCTCACGTTATATTGGAACCAACGCATAAAAGGTTTTAATCTTGTACCCTTCCCTGTGCATCGTTTACTAAAAAATCCATCCATTACTGTTTACAGTGACAATTTCCATCATTTGAAGTCAAAGAACAATTGCATGGTGGTTGGTTCTTGTAATGGATTTCTCTGCACGCATTTTCATTATCTTACAAGGACACCAACAGCTGTCCATCTAAAGGAATGGCTCCGGTTCTTGAACCTTGCCACCAGAACAAGATCTAAAAAATTAGGGGTATTATGTCATAGCACCCCTAGCGGCGCAGATATGAGCATTATGTTATCCTATTTTAAGTCCACTTTTGGTTATGATGCTTCAACAAGAACTTATAAGGTAGTAACTATCCGTCGTCAGAAGAACAAAGCTTCATGGAAAAATGTGGTTAAAGTTTTCAGTCTTGGTAATAATTGTTCGAGAAATATAGAGAGCTTTATTGTGATTTCTTCTATTAGATTGGATATTCAGTATAGATGCCACCTATGCGCCCTTAGTGATGGTGTGCATTTGAGTGGCACTGTTAACTGGTTGGCTATGTACAAGCTGATTACTCATGTTGAGCAATTTATGATTGTTGAACTTGACCTTTGGACAGAGAAATACAAGCGGTTTCTGCTGCCTTCGGGTTTTAATGAGGTGCCATTTCTTGAGCCAGTTCTTAGGGTTCTGATGGattgtctttgtttttcttatgattCCAATAAAACTGGATTTGTTTTTTGGCATATGAAGGAGTATGGAGTTGAATAG